In Platichthys flesus chromosome 21, fPlaFle2.1, whole genome shotgun sequence, the following are encoded in one genomic region:
- the fam168b gene encoding myelin-associated neurite-outgrowth inhibitor produces MNPVYSPSPTGVPFANTKGLGYPAGFPVGYAAAPAYNPNIYAGANAAFPGGYAPGTPFKMSCSPNSGTVPPYSASPNPYPSAVYPVRSTYPQQNPYAQALTPSQQQAMYYTQPLYAAPPHVIHHTTVVQPNGMPAAMYAPTMPHHRNGVAMGMVAGTTMAMSAGTLLTSPSPASVAPHQMPTYRTPGTPSYSYVPPQW; encoded by the exons ATGAATCCTGTTTACAGCCCATCCCCAACAGGGGTCCCCTTTGCCAATACCAAAGGTTTAGGCTACCCAG CTGGATTCCCTGTTGGCTACGCAGCTGCTCCAGCGTACAATCCAAACATCTACGCAGGAGCAAACGCAGCCTTCCCCGGTG GTTACGCTCCGGGCACTCCTTTCAAAATGTCCTGCTCTCCCAACTCAGGGACTGTGCCTCCATACTCCGCCTCACCCAACCCCTACCCTTCTGCTGTCTACCCTGTCAGGAGCACCTACCCGCAACAGAACCCATATGCACAG GCGTTAACACCCTCACAACAGCAGGCCATGTACTACACCCAGCCGCTGTACGCTGCACCGCCTCATGTGATCCATCACACGACGGTGGTCCAGCCGAACGGGATGCCTGCGGCCATGTATGCCCCGACCATGCCTCACCACCGCAACGGCGTCGCCATGGGGATGGTTGCAGGCACCACCATGGCCATGTCCGCTG GAACTTTGTTGACCTCTCCATCACCAGCATCTGTTGCCCCCCACCAGATGCCCACATATCGGACTCCCGGCACACCCAGCTACAGCTACGTGCCGCCCCAGTGGTGA
- the rbbp8 gene encoding DNA endonuclease RBBP8, with amino-acid sequence MSSPGPSSGTNKAAELFEDLWRRLGECHQDALQELGEKVVKLKKDRCLDAQRLEVFYSRNQQLKEQNTSLQDAISLLEERLRAGECDRCAVLEENLKNDQEQNLRLIAELKNERNGLKDENRRLQAEVQNLKMACSELQLASTPEQEEGIIPDSPVMASSLPVANRLKKRKNMDKSRRLQYTEQPLTQINNSLFSELNKKPVDAAKNPGRAEVLVPETCVLDSSQISNDVIPDRDEVVAETCGFDLLVKHHMKSEVVAAQPRSLKPPWKNNVSLKPCGSSSSTLIHSPDSTSERSLSLLPRVKRLSVDSSIQKAKRKKEEIQRQEDTKHGIQERVGAQKEGNHIEAEVTERTSTPNQSLVKQPPDSKDKGRQVHSGQKEPNVFHASPVFKKPDERCKGSGDGVGRRRNASHDQHEADNGLGGKANDSLDMMFDTSANGEYKSFTCSHAGQSQHCGGGDDDDDEEEEEEEDEKDNERDAPDNSPGQSKSRQPTFAHVVVVRKKDERRKLKGTTCKECEIYYAHLPEEEKQKKLSACSRHRFLYIPPSTPENFWEVGFPSTQTCIDRGYINEEKKPQVRSRRRTPLNACFSPKQKS; translated from the exons ATGAGCAGCCCAGGGCCGAGCAGTGGGACAAACAAAGCAGCTGAACTCTTTGAGGACTTGTGGAGGCGACTTGGAGAGTGTCACCAGGATGCACTTCAAG AACTGGGGGAAAAAGTGGTCAAGCTGAAGAAGGACCGCTGTTT AGATGCTCAGAGGCTTGAGGTGTTTTACAGTCGCAACcagcagctgaaggagcagaacaCAAGCCTGCAGGATGCCATCAGCCTCCTGGAGGAAAG GCTCCGAGCAGGAGAATGTGATCGATGTGCCGTGTTAGAGGAGAACCTGAAAAACGACCAGGAACAGAATCTGCGTCTCATCGCTGAGCTGA agaatgaaagaaaCGGCCTGAAGGATGAGAACAGAAGACTGCAAGCTGAAGTGCAGAACTTAAAGATGGCTTG CTCAGAGCTCCAACTGGCCTCAACCCCAGAACAGGAGGAAGGCATCATCCCAGACTCACCAGTAATGGCGAGCTCGCTTCCCGTGGCGAACAGACTGAAGAAACGTAAAAATATGGACAAAAGCCGGCGCCTTCAATACACAGAGCAGCCTCTAACGCAGATCAACAACTCGCTCTTCAGTG AGCTGAATAAGAAGCCTGTTGATGCCGCAAAGAATCCTGGAAGAGCAGAAGTGCTTGTACCCGAAACATGTGTCCTGGACTCTTCCCAGATCTCAA ACGATGTGATTCCTGATAGAGACGAGGTGGTCGCAGAAACATGCGGCTTCGATCTTCTTGTCAAGCATCACATG aaAAGTGAAGTGGTTGCAGCGCAGCCGAGAAGCTTGAAGCCTCCCTGGAAAAACAACGTTTCTTTAAA ACCctgtggctcctcctcctccacactgatCCACAGTCCAGACTCCACTTCGGAAAGGTCCCTGTCTCTTCTCCCCCGAGTCAAGAGGTTATCAGTGGACAGCTCCATTCAAAAAGCTaaaaggaagaaggaggaaatTCAGAGGCAAGAGGACACGAAACATGGGATCCAGGAGCGGGTGGGCGCACAGAAGGAAGGCAACCACATAGAGGCCGAAGTGACCGAGCGCACCTCCACACCAAATCAAAGTCTCGTGAAGCAGCCACCGGACAGCAAGGATAAAGGGAGACAG GTTCATTCAGGACAAAAGGAGCCCAATGTTTTTCATGCAAGTCCAGTTTTCAAGAAACCAGACGAGAGGTGTAAAGGATCGGGGGACGGGGTTGGGAGGAGAAGAAACGCATCACATGACCAACATGAAGCAGACAATG gACTGGGCGGAAAGGCGAATGACAGTTTGGACATGATGTTTGACACTTCGGCTAATGGGGAATACAAGTCTTTCACCTGTTCACACGCAGGCCAAAGCCAGCACTGTGGTGgtggggatgatgatgatgatgaagaagaggaggaggaagaagatgaaaaggACAATG AACGAGATGCTCCTGACAACTCTCCAGGTCAAAGCAAGTCACG ACAACCAACATTTGCTCATGTGGTGGTAGTTCGCAAGAAAGACGAGAGAAGAAAACTGAAGGGCACTACCTGCAAGGAATGTGAAATT tATTATGCTCATCTCCCAGAGGAGGAAAAGCAGAAGAAGTTGTCAGCCTGCTCGAGGCACCGTTTTCTTTACATTCCTCCGTCTACGCCGGAAAACTTCTGGGAAGTTGGATTCCcatccacacaaacatgcattgATAGAG GTTACATCAATGAGGAGAAGAAACCTCAGGTTCGCTCACGGAGAAGAACACCCTTAAATGCTTGTTTCTCCCCAAAGCAAAAGAGCTGA
- the LOC133933094 gene encoding transmembrane protein 241, which yields MSWRRHISGFVFSLVFVVSYFTNKFVLSVLKFTYPTLFQGWQTFIGALLLLLFWKMGWVEMSRITRSAALPWLPASLLFVGNIYAGSRALSHIEIPFFFTLQNSSHVVSYTILKVVRREKMRWMTFISICLMLLSAINLPLYDPQFDYSGYLWAVAHLFCVGAYRVIQVHYKPSNLSDLEIQCINYSFSFLLLAAAAHPTGDLMAAMEFPSLQSYTFHCGCCASALLGFLLLLATIKLKSGISLEHFRIWCFISKVSAMCLSPLVFSMEINTPSLICVLLSHVGEALLVYSDREPQL from the exons ATGTCATGGAGACGTCACATCAGCGGCTTCGTCTTCAGCCTCGTCTTCGTGGTGTCTTATTTCACCAACAAG tttgtcctgTCTGTGTTAAAATTCACATATCCAACGTTATTTCAAGG ATGGCAGACGTTCATCGgggctcttcttctcctgctcttctggAAGATGGGATGGGTGGAGATGAGCCGCATCACCAG GTCGGCGGCTCTGCCCTGGCTCCCGGCCTCCCTCCTGTTCGTAGGAAACATATATGCTGGATCCAGAGCCTTGTCACACATT GAAATCCCTTTTTTCTTCACACTCCAGAATTCCTCTCATGTTGTCAGCTACACAATCCTGAAGGTTGTTCGTAGAGAG AAGATGCGCTGGATGACATTTATCAG caTCTGCCTCATGCTGCTTTCAGCCATCAACCTTCCCCTCTATGACCCGCAG TTTGACTACAGTGGGTACCTGTGGGCTGTTGCTCATCTGTTTTGTGTCG GTGCATACAGGGTGATTCAAGTTCATTACAAGCCCAGTAATTTAAG TGACCTTGAAATACAGTGCATCAACTACTCGTTCAG CTTTCTGCTGCTGGCGGCTGCTGCTCATCCAACAG GCGACCTCATGGCTGCCATGGAGTTCCCCTCCCTTCAGTCCTACACGTTTCACTGTGGCTGCTGTGCCAG CGCCCTGCTGGGGTTTCTTCTGCTGTTGGCCACCATCAAACTAAAGAGTGGAATCTCCCTCGAGCACTTTAGGATCTGGTGTTTTATATCAAAG GTATCTGCCATGTGCCTCTCTCCTTTGGTTTTCTCCATGGAAATAAACACTCCATCTCTGATTTG TGTGCTGTTGAGTCATGTCGGGGAGGCCCTGCTGGTGTATTCTGACAGAGAACCTCAGCTTTGA